A stretch of Bacillus pseudomycoides DNA encodes these proteins:
- a CDS encoding protein-glutamine gamma-glutamyltransferase, whose protein sequence is MIVIGRSIVHPYITSENEPFATEKQQILAIMAGNQEVYAFRTADELSFDLNLRIHIITSSLELFQSGLQFRTFQESYCNPEFWQRTPLGGFQLLPNISPSVAIRDIFKNGKKYGTECATAMIIIFYKALLALYDDETFNRLFANLLLYTWDYDRDLKLVTKTGGDIVPGDLVYFKNPQVSPASIEWQGENAIYLGNFFFYGHGVGVQTKEQIIYLLNERRIPSAFISAYLTDVITRIDSRLMSQYTSPNTLHTIFKFVPIRDDAIVATVGHTTTIY, encoded by the coding sequence ATGATTGTAATTGGTCGTTCTATTGTACATCCTTATATCACAAGTGAAAACGAACCGTTCGCTACTGAGAAACAACAAATATTAGCCATTATGGCTGGAAATCAGGAAGTATATGCATTCCGAACAGCAGATGAACTCAGTTTTGATTTAAATTTACGAATTCATATTATTACATCTTCTTTAGAACTCTTTCAAAGTGGACTTCAGTTCCGTACATTCCAAGAGTCCTATTGTAACCCTGAATTTTGGCAAAGGACACCACTGGGAGGATTTCAACTACTGCCAAATATATCCCCCTCCGTCGCGATACGAGATATTTTTAAAAATGGGAAAAAGTACGGAACAGAATGTGCAACAGCCATGATTATTATTTTTTACAAGGCACTTTTAGCACTATATGATGATGAAACATTTAATCGCTTATTCGCAAATCTTCTACTATACACATGGGATTATGATCGAGACTTAAAACTGGTAACAAAAACCGGTGGGGATATTGTCCCTGGCGATCTTGTTTACTTTAAAAATCCACAAGTAAGTCCAGCTTCAATTGAATGGCAAGGAGAGAATGCCATTTATTTAGGGAATTTCTTTTTTTATGGGCACGGTGTTGGAGTACAAACAAAAGAACAAATCATTTATTTATTAAATGAACGAAGAATTCCCTCTGCCTTTATCTCAGCATATTTAACAGATGTTATTACTCGCATAGATAGCCGCCTCATGAGCCAATATACTTCTCCAAATACCCTACACACAATATTCAAATTTGTTCCCATTCGAGATGACGCGATTGTTGCAACGGTTGGTCACACAACTACAATCTATTAA
- a CDS encoding GapA-binding peptide SR1P — protein MGTIVCQVCEGTIAHFEDEKITVLYGKCESHCECGHKEHTKAQ, from the coding sequence ATGGGAACAATTGTATGTCAAGTTTGCGAAGGAACAATTGCACACTTTGAAGATGAAAAGATAACTGTACTTTACGGGAAATGTGAATCTCATTGCGAATGTGGTCACAAAGAGCATACAAAAGCCCAATAA
- a CDS encoding GapA-binding peptide SR1P, giving the protein MGTIVCQVCEGTIAHFEDEKTTVLYGKCGSHCECSHKEHTKAQ; this is encoded by the coding sequence ATGGGAACAATCGTATGTCAAGTTTGTGAAGGAACAATTGCACACTTTGAAGATGAAAAGACAACAGTACTTTATGGGAAATGTGGATCTCATTGCGAATGTAGTCACAAGGAGCATACAAAAGCCCAATAA